The Primulina tabacum isolate GXHZ01 chromosome 10, ASM2559414v2, whole genome shotgun sequence region acctttcataaaaaaaatgttgaaaTATCTCGTTTCTTACAACACAATTTTCCCTCAACGAAAAGTTTAACGTATTTGTTGGTCTCACGTACGATAACTCGAAAtaataatacaaaaataaagaataaattatatatcgAGATTTACATAGAAAACCCTCAGAAAATTATTAAGTTAAGAACCACGggtaagatgaaaagaattatactataatattttatgatgtacAACCAATCACTGTGTTTTCAAGGAATACATGTACTTTCTTAATACATGAGAACAATACGCctaacaaatattatagaattaagcactcaaatgctataaGATAAAATAAACACTCGATAATTGAATGATTTTAAAGAGCCGTTATTGCAATATTCCACTGAATTTTCTCGTCGACCTCCATAAATGTTGTCTGTCATAAATGTTACATGCCACCTCCATAATTTCGTCGATAATACTATCAGTTAATAGTTCATCTGATACTCATATTACGTTTTTTTTCAAATTCCAACGAGTTAAGTCAAACATTAAGAAATACCATAAATTTCTCTTTCGTTATTTTGATCTTCTGTCCAAGCCAGGATCACATCTAACATGAATGAATATAGACCATATACAACATGGACATGGCTTAAGAGATCTTCCAAGTGCAACAAGAAGCCTTTTATTGTATAAAATTAAATGAAGTTAACTACACGGATCCTCCCATTTTATTAAGCTCTATCATCTATCTAACATATTAGCATCTGTATGTTATCTTGTCTTAGAATCTCTAACATAGTCTTTTTCAGTTTTTGCTCTCTCTTCTTCAATAATAGACGCGCTCTCaactttattttgaatattgttattttttattttgcataCTTATTTTTAACATCTTCGTCTATATGATTATCATCTTTTAATCCGTATAACACAACAGATCAAACAATCCTTTTAAAGATTAAAATAATAGAAGTTttttttggatatatattggCCACTATATGGTTTCAGGAGGGAGCTATCTTATGACTAAGCATATATGTAATTTCCCGGATTTTGGAAAATTGTTTTACATAGAAGAGTTGTACTTCTTCGTTTACAACCTCTAAAGTCACCCTAGAATTCAATTAAGGGAATAGATGAACATGATATGTCAATGTAGTGATCAGTGTTTTAAAAATCCCCGCCTAGGACCGTTGGACCGCCCCGATTTTAGGCTAGTCGAAACTTATAGGCGCCACCATATTtgttaattaatgatttttttaataataatatcatataattGATAAGTAGTAAATTTAAACagttttttaatataataacacAATTTGTCATAAAAATTCAAACACAAAAAAAACATCAATTATaactatattattaaatttataaatagatttctagtttttatttttatttttataatgataattaaattatttaatgtgATTTGGGCCGTGAACTAATCCTGGTCCATTTATACTGGGTCAAAACCTTAGTTCAGTTGAGGCCCAGCAAAATTAATCACCACCACCAGCAAGCGCTCGGCCGTTCTCTCCCAATCAACATGGAGTACGTAAACCCTGAAGGCCTCCGCTTAGATGGTCGACGCCCCATGGAGGTTTCTCACCttttcaatattattttttattattcatGAAAGATTAACTTCGTTGGTTCATGACTGAATCTATCTTCTTCGCAACCTCAGATGAGGCAGCTTCGTGCAGAAATTGGTGTAGTTTCAAAAGCTGATGGGTAATATTTCAGACCTTTAGTTACCTTGCACACGTAAACGTAATCAAGTGTGTGTTTGACTGAAGCATAAGTAAATTTGTCGTGTGGATGAGATTAATTCCACTCATTTGGGGCTGAATTCAAGTgggtttatttaatattaagaatATTTTGCTTTGCAGGTCCGCTTCTTTCGAGATGGGAAATACCAGAGTCCTAGCTGCGGTTTATGGTCCTAGAGAGGTGCATTCTTTTATCTTTATATTGAATATTTATGTTCTTATCGATTTGATTAACAACTGTTTTGCACTGGCAGGctcttgaaattttttttcataCTTATTTTTTGAGAGCTGTGATTATTAACCTTTGACTTTGGATCATTAGTTTTTAGGAATATGCATTGTGGATTAtaaatttcttttgtagattataaatttcttttgtagatGATGCACAGAGATTAAGTGCATTTTTTGTTAAACTCAAAAAAGTACAAGCCCGTTTTGCTGTAATTTCTTGCAGAGTCTTTGTTAATTTTCGTAGTAAAAGTAAACATCTCAACATACTCTCATTGTCCGTTGAGCCCAGCTTGATGGATTTTCTTTTTTCTGTCCCTCCATTCGTGCAACAGGAAAAATGGAAAACCAGGAGGAAAAGAGACTATTTTGTTTAATGCAGCTACTTTTTTTATTTCGATGTAGTTGCAAATGTGGGGCTTTACAATATTATGTTTTTTTGATTTTATGTAAACATGAAATTATCTGCCAATCATTTTTCAGGTCCAAAATAGGAGCCAACAGATCAATGATAAGGCATTGGTAATTTACCTTTGCATACGCTATTTGTATTTACAAGTTCTCTTTCTGGCCCATTGATCTTATTTTTATGTCATGCAATTTCCAGGTACGATGCGAGTATAGCATGGCTAATTTCAGTACTGGAGATAGGATGAGAAAACCAAAGGGTGACAGGTAAGCAGCTCTTCTAACTAATTTCTTGGGATGGTATAGTTACCATGAACTTTGGATTATCAAGTTTTCCCATGGTTGAATATGTGGTGAGCAGATTGCATTGTTATATCCATCTATAACTATTGGCATATTTATCCAATCCTTTGTCCTATAATGCTAAGATTCGTGAATGGATTTCTCTTGAAACTGATTTGAATTGTTTGTGAAGACATGAACTGAGTCAATTGTTTGTGAAGACATGATGAACTGagtcaatttaatttttctcaacTGCAAACACAATTTCATAATTTCTTCTAGTATTGTACCTGTTTTTTGTTTGATGGCGCTGTTAAGAGGAGTGGAACTTTAAATCCACCTCCCACCGCATGTTTTGAGGGGTTTACCGTGTCAATGTAAATGGTTCATAGCTTTTAGGACTTTAAATCTGAGATCCCACCAGTGACTCAGCGACAATGAAGGGTCAGTTATCAATGTTCGTTTGGAATAAAATTTAATGTAACACGCAGGCGATCAACAGAGATATCCTTGGTTATTCGTCAGACAATGGAAGCATGCATATTGACCCACCTAATGCCTCGTTCCCAGGTTCTCTTCCTACCTAATGGGACTGTTACCTCAAGGGCTCTTTAGTCTCTTTTTCTCTTctattagaaataaatataatcatACCTTACCTTTTCAGATAGATATTTTTGTTCAAGTTCTCCAAGCAGATGGAGGTAAGATGAGATGTTTTTCGATATTATTAGTAATTACCTGCATGAGCCTGACTTATATAGTCTCCAGGAACAAGATCAGCGTGCATAAATGCTGCAACCTTGGCACTTGCTGATGCTGGTATCCCAATGTGTGATCTTGTTACCTCCTGTAGTTCTGGATACCTGAACAGCACTCCTCTTCTTGGTAAGTAGACTAGCCCCTTTTCAACTTAAGTTTTCAGTCTCATGTACCACCTTGTGTTTGTTCATataatttatgatattattatatgtgGGGCATGATGATATTTAAgtgtttttaaattatacagATTTAAATTATGTGGAAGATAGTGCCGGTGGACCTGATGTTACTGTCGGCATTCTGCCAAAGTTAGATAAAGTGACCCTTCTCCAGGTAATTTTTCCAGCACACAAAACTTCAGTTTTGAAAACTATTGTCATGCATTTCTGGATTATTGTGGGACTCTAATTTTTCACACTTCTACCATTTGGGAAGCAACAAGTGTTCTAACTAGAGACACGATAGAAACTTATGCTTGAGCTGGTGCATGGTTGGAACTATTTTAGTATATCGTtaactataacttttggtaacaTGGAATGATGGAAAGCATTAGGTTCCTATTTACCTTACACATGGTTTTTATTAGTCTGGATTTGACTGTATGATCTTTGATACTCCATTCTTCGGTTTGTTTCTGGTTCTCATTGTCAAAATCCTTAGAGCTGTAATGTTTTTATATGCAGATGGATTCCAAATTACCAATCGATACTTTTGATAATGTCATGCAACTGGCAATTGAAGGCTGTAAAGCAGTGGCAAATTACATTCGAGAAGTAAGGCTGTTAAGGTTTAGTTCCCTTCCTCACCACTCATGCGATAAATCTTGTGAT contains the following coding sequences:
- the LOC142506127 gene encoding exosome complex component RRP41 homolog, whose amino-acid sequence is MEYVNPEGLRLDGRRPMEMRQLRAEIGVVSKADGSASFEMGNTRVLAAVYGPREVQNRSQQINDKALVRCEYSMANFSTGDRMRKPKGDRRSTEISLVIRQTMEACILTHLMPRSQIDIFVQVLQADGGTRSACINAATLALADAGIPMCDLVTSCSSGYLNSTPLLDLNYVEDSAGGPDVTVGILPKLDKVTLLQMDSKLPIDTFDNVMQLAIEGCKAVANYIREVLLEHTKGLELRRGV